The following are encoded in a window of Lichenicola cladoniae genomic DNA:
- a CDS encoding NUDIX domain-containing protein produces MPDNGGFTTLSSRIAYENRWLRLREDIIRRPDGSDGLYGVVERDDFVVVVALGEDRSVTLVEQFRYPVGQRLWELPMGMWEERPDATPGDIAAGELAEETGLIAGTMTHVATLFQGPGYSNQKGHLFLATGLTGATHDREPSEQDMIARTFPLADVEAMIRDGGITCMVTIAAIGLLRLKGLI; encoded by the coding sequence ATGCCCGACAATGGCGGTTTCACGACCCTTTCCAGCCGGATCGCCTACGAGAACCGGTGGCTTCGCCTGCGCGAGGACATCATCCGCCGGCCGGACGGCTCGGACGGACTCTACGGCGTGGTCGAGCGCGACGATTTCGTGGTGGTGGTGGCGCTCGGCGAGGATCGCAGCGTCACATTGGTCGAGCAGTTCCGCTACCCGGTCGGTCAGCGCCTGTGGGAGCTGCCGATGGGCATGTGGGAGGAACGGCCCGACGCGACGCCGGGCGACATCGCCGCGGGCGAGCTCGCCGAGGAAACCGGCCTGATCGCCGGCACGATGACCCACGTCGCCACCCTGTTCCAGGGCCCGGGCTATTCGAACCAGAAGGGCCACCTGTTCCTGGCGACCGGGCTTACCGGCGCCACCCATGACCGGGAGCCGAGTGAACAGGACATGATCGCCAGGACCTTTCCACTGGCCGACGTCGAGGCGATGATCCGCGACGGCGGCATCACCTGCATGGTGACGATCGCAGCGATCGGGCTGCTGCGCCTCAAGGGACTGATCTGA
- a CDS encoding LysR substrate-binding domain-containing protein has protein sequence MAQHHLSGLSLRDLDYAVALAELRHFGRAAERCGVSQPALSEQIRKLEAVLGTPLFERGRGGVSPTPRGQLLLRQITVVVREARGLLAMARSQVGALEGGLDLGVIPTLGPYYVPLVLRDLRQEFPRLVLRLQENRTTLLLDALSRFSLDAALIALPVDRDGLSVSPIFFEPFRVLLPAGHALAEVSSLDVATLDADDLLLLEEGHCLRDQAVSLCRRPKQVATDRSALSSPITEPRFATSLEMLRHMVAAGEGFSLMPALATREVSELSGLVRLRPLTDPAAGRTIGLVWRASDPRTPDFERLAEALRSTAPDDTEPARWQAETAQP, from the coding sequence ATGGCCCAGCACCATCTGTCCGGCCTGTCCCTGCGTGACCTGGACTACGCCGTGGCGCTGGCGGAGCTCCGGCATTTCGGTCGCGCGGCCGAGCGCTGCGGCGTCAGCCAGCCGGCGCTGAGCGAGCAGATCCGCAAGCTTGAGGCGGTCCTCGGCACGCCCTTGTTCGAGCGGGGACGGGGCGGCGTGAGCCCAACCCCCAGGGGCCAGCTCCTGCTGCGCCAGATCACGGTCGTCGTGCGTGAGGCACGCGGCCTGCTGGCGATGGCGCGCAGCCAGGTCGGGGCGCTCGAGGGCGGGCTCGATCTCGGGGTCATTCCGACGCTCGGACCCTATTATGTGCCGTTGGTGCTGCGTGATCTCAGGCAGGAATTTCCCAGGCTGGTGCTACGCCTCCAGGAAAACCGGACCACGCTGCTGCTGGACGCCCTATCCCGTTTCAGCCTCGACGCCGCCCTGATCGCGCTGCCCGTGGACCGTGACGGCCTCTCCGTCAGCCCGATATTCTTCGAGCCGTTCCGGGTGCTGTTGCCGGCCGGCCACGCGCTCGCCGAAGTATCCTCGCTCGATGTCGCGACGCTGGATGCGGACGATCTGTTGCTGCTCGAGGAGGGCCATTGCCTGCGCGACCAGGCGGTGTCGCTGTGCCGGAGGCCCAAGCAGGTCGCGACCGACCGGTCGGCCCTGTCGTCGCCGATAACCGAGCCACGGTTCGCCACCAGCCTGGAGATGCTGCGTCACATGGTGGCGGCCGGCGAGGGATTCTCGCTGATGCCGGCGCTTGCGACGCGCGAGGTGTCGGAGCTCAGCGGGCTGGTCAGGCTGCGTCCGCTGACCGATCCCGCTGCCGGACGAACGATCGGTCTGGTCTGGCGGGCGAGCGACCCGCGCACGCCGGATTTCGAGCGGCTTGCAGAAGCCCTGAGGAGCACCGCGCCGGACGACACCGAGCCGGCCAGGTGGCAGGCCGAGACCGCCCAGCCCTAG
- a CDS encoding catalase yields the protein MSDLTTRPVLTTTAGSPLPDNQNSMTAGPRGPLLIENYQLLEKLAHQNRERIPERVVHAKGSGAYGKLTVTNDMSKYTKAKIFSEVGKTTDLLMRFSTVAGERGAADAERDVRGFSVKFYTEEGNWDIVGNNTPVFFIRDPMKFPDFIRTQKRHPRTNLRSPTAMWDYWSLSPESLHQVAILFSDRGLPQGYRFINGYGSHTFSFWNDTGERYWVKFHFKTMQGHKHWTNEEANVVIANDRESAQRDLYDSIEAGDGPKWRLHVQIMPELDAEKTSYNPFDLTKVWPHAEYPLIEVGVVELNRNPDHYFAEIEQSSFSPSNIVPGIGFSPDKVLQSRLFAYADAHRYRVGTHYEMLPVNRPHSQVNTYHADGPMRFDAPKGTDAYYEPNSFGGAVEQPSAKEPPLRINGDAGYYDHRAGNDDYTQPGNLFRMFDEAQRQRFFANIAGAMQGVPTEIVERQMVHFGKADPIWEAGVRAALRSAAAHDASDDASSPLSNAQVAEAAD from the coding sequence ATGAGCGACCTTACGACACGCCCGGTTCTGACCACGACAGCCGGTTCGCCGCTGCCGGACAATCAGAACAGCATGACGGCCGGCCCACGCGGCCCGCTATTGATCGAGAACTACCAGCTGCTCGAGAAGCTCGCGCACCAGAATCGCGAGCGCATTCCCGAGCGGGTCGTGCACGCCAAGGGCTCCGGCGCCTACGGCAAGCTCACCGTCACCAACGACATGAGCAAGTACACCAAGGCGAAGATCTTCTCCGAGGTAGGCAAGACCACCGACCTGCTGATGCGATTCTCGACCGTTGCCGGCGAGCGCGGTGCCGCCGATGCCGAGCGCGACGTACGCGGCTTCTCGGTGAAGTTCTACACCGAGGAAGGCAACTGGGACATCGTCGGCAACAACACGCCGGTGTTCTTCATCCGCGATCCTATGAAGTTCCCGGACTTCATCCGCACCCAGAAGCGTCACCCGCGCACCAACCTGCGCTCGCCGACGGCGATGTGGGATTACTGGTCGCTGAGCCCGGAGAGCCTGCACCAGGTCGCGATCCTGTTCTCCGATCGTGGCCTGCCCCAGGGCTACCGCTTCATCAACGGCTACGGCAGCCACACCTTCTCGTTTTGGAACGATACGGGCGAGCGCTACTGGGTGAAGTTCCACTTCAAGACCATGCAGGGCCACAAGCACTGGACCAACGAGGAAGCCAATGTCGTCATCGCGAACGATCGCGAGAGCGCGCAGCGCGACCTGTATGACTCGATCGAGGCCGGCGACGGTCCGAAGTGGCGCCTGCACGTCCAGATCATGCCCGAGCTGGATGCGGAGAAGACCTCGTACAACCCGTTCGACCTGACCAAGGTCTGGCCGCACGCCGAGTATCCGCTGATCGAGGTGGGCGTGGTCGAGCTGAACCGGAACCCGGACCATTATTTCGCCGAGATCGAGCAGTCCTCGTTCTCGCCGTCGAACATCGTGCCCGGCATCGGCTTCTCGCCGGACAAGGTGCTGCAGTCCCGCCTGTTCGCCTATGCGGATGCGCATCGCTACCGCGTCGGCACCCACTACGAGATGTTGCCGGTCAATCGTCCGCACAGCCAGGTGAACACCTACCACGCGGATGGTCCGATGCGCTTCGACGCACCGAAGGGCACGGACGCATACTACGAGCCGAACTCGTTCGGTGGTGCGGTCGAGCAGCCATCGGCGAAGGAACCACCGCTACGCATCAACGGCGACGCGGGCTATTACGACCACCGCGCCGGCAACGACGACTACACGCAGCCGGGCAACCTGTTCCGGATGTTCGACGAGGCTCAGCGGCAGCGCTTCTTCGCCAACATCGCCGGTGCGATGCAGGGCGTGCCGACCGAGATCGTCGAGCGTCAGATGGTTCATTTCGGCAAGGCCGATCCAATCTGGGAGGCCGGTGTGCGCGCGGCACTGCGGAGTGCGGCCGCCCACGATGCAAGCGACGACGCGTCCTCGCCGCTGAGCAACGCCCAGGTTGCGGAAGCCGCAGACTGA
- a CDS encoding DUF4142 domain-containing protein, whose product MKQSPLLLSGILLAAMLQAAHAAETVSAADRAFVAKVSQGGMFEVKLGQLASDQGAAQDIKDQGTTEAHDHGLVGDSLKSIASDAGITFPDTLNPQFQRQLDGLKAMSGPSFDNAYVHAMEVIHVKDGAAFATEAASGTNPKLRAFARETHRIVERHLGELHGAGPEAK is encoded by the coding sequence ATGAAACAGTCCCCGCTCCTTCTGTCCGGTATCCTGCTCGCCGCAATGCTACAAGCGGCCCACGCCGCCGAGACGGTCTCGGCCGCCGACCGTGCCTTCGTCGCGAAGGTAAGCCAGGGCGGGATGTTCGAGGTGAAGCTCGGCCAACTCGCCAGCGACCAGGGTGCTGCCCAGGACATCAAGGACCAGGGCACCACCGAGGCGCATGACCATGGTCTGGTCGGCGACAGCCTGAAGTCGATTGCGTCCGACGCGGGAATCACCTTCCCGGACACGCTGAACCCGCAATTCCAGAGGCAGCTCGACGGACTCAAGGCGATGTCCGGACCCAGCTTCGATAATGCCTATGTGCATGCGATGGAGGTTATCCATGTGAAGGATGGCGCCGCCTTCGCGACCGAGGCCGCGTCGGGCACCAATCCGAAGCTGCGCGCCTTCGCCCGCGAAACCCACCGGATCGTCGAACGCCATCTCGGCGAGCTGCACGGCGCCGGGCCCGAAGCGAAGTAG
- a CDS encoding LOG family protein translates to MPNALSSVAVFCGSRFGNNPVYREAAEATGRGLAEAGFRLIYGGGKVGLMGVVADAALAAGGVVSGIIPHFLQTREVMHAGVEDLTVTDSMHSRKQKMFAEAEAFLVLPGGLGTFDETFEIITWRQLRLHDKPILIVDAGGWARSLIATIDTAIADGFADASARALFEHVPDVATALARLATLPRPVHTGDAALL, encoded by the coding sequence ATGCCAAATGCCCTTTCATCCGTCGCCGTATTCTGCGGTTCGCGCTTCGGCAACAACCCGGTCTACCGCGAAGCCGCCGAGGCAACCGGTCGCGGCCTCGCCGAAGCCGGCTTCCGGCTGATCTACGGTGGCGGCAAGGTTGGGCTGATGGGCGTGGTGGCCGACGCGGCGCTGGCGGCGGGCGGTGTGGTATCGGGCATCATTCCGCACTTCCTGCAGACGCGGGAAGTCATGCATGCCGGCGTCGAGGACCTGACGGTCACAGACTCGATGCATAGCCGCAAACAGAAGATGTTCGCCGAAGCGGAGGCCTTCCTGGTGCTGCCGGGCGGCCTCGGCACCTTCGACGAGACCTTCGAGATCATCACCTGGCGCCAGCTCAGGCTGCACGACAAGCCGATCCTGATCGTCGATGCCGGCGGATGGGCACGATCGCTCATCGCCACGATCGACACCGCGATTGCCGACGGCTTCGCCGACGCCTCGGCGCGTGCCCTGTTCGAGCATGTGCCCGATGTTGCGACCGCCCTTGCCAGGCTGGCGACCCTGCCGCGTCCGGTTCACACCGGGGACGCTGCACTGCTTTAG
- the hemH gene encoding ferrochelatase: MSFIDARDRKTGNPGTAAASVRPGTVGVLLVNLGTPDGTDTKSVRRYLSEFLSDQRVIEANPLVWQPILQGIVLNTRPRKSAANYKRVWNNERDESPLRTYTRGQSEGLQARLAADGIAVEWGMRYGRPTTAGAIDRLIERGCDRILLLPLYPQYSATTTATANDQAFRALLRLRRQPALRTMPSFPDDPAYIEALAASVRNGLAKLDWTPDVLIASFHGLPVEYVQRGDPYSTECARTMDALRQSLGMTPREFPLTFQSRFGPTRWLGPYTEPKVCKMARTGIRKIVVITPGFMADCIETLDEIGRELREAFLHAGGEQFATIPCLNDSDLAVTLLETLVRRELSGWV, encoded by the coding sequence ATGAGCTTCATAGACGCCAGGGATCGGAAAACTGGCAACCCCGGGACTGCCGCCGCGAGCGTCAGGCCCGGGACCGTCGGTGTGCTGCTGGTCAATCTCGGCACGCCCGACGGCACCGATACCAAGTCGGTACGACGCTATCTGTCCGAGTTCCTATCGGACCAGCGCGTCATCGAGGCGAACCCACTGGTCTGGCAGCCAATCCTGCAGGGGATCGTGCTGAACACCAGGCCGCGCAAGAGTGCTGCAAACTACAAGCGCGTCTGGAACAACGAGCGCGACGAGAGTCCGCTCCGTACCTATACCCGCGGCCAGTCCGAGGGACTGCAAGCGCGGCTTGCCGCCGACGGCATCGCCGTCGAATGGGGCATGCGCTACGGCCGTCCCACCACAGCAGGCGCGATCGACCGGCTGATCGAGCGCGGCTGCGACCGCATCCTGCTGCTGCCGCTGTATCCGCAATATTCGGCCACCACCACGGCCACCGCCAACGACCAGGCGTTTCGCGCCCTGCTACGACTGCGTCGTCAGCCGGCGTTGCGCACCATGCCGTCCTTTCCCGACGATCCCGCTTACATCGAGGCGCTGGCGGCCAGCGTGCGGAACGGGCTGGCCAAGCTGGACTGGACGCCCGACGTGCTGATCGCGTCGTTCCATGGCCTGCCGGTCGAGTACGTGCAGCGGGGCGATCCGTATTCGACCGAATGCGCGCGCACGATGGACGCACTCCGCCAGTCGCTGGGCATGACCCCCCGGGAGTTCCCGCTGACCTTCCAGTCGCGGTTCGGGCCGACGCGATGGCTTGGACCCTATACCGAGCCGAAGGTCTGCAAGATGGCCAGGACCGGCATCCGAAAGATCGTCGTGATCACGCCGGGCTTCATGGCGGACTGCATCGAGACGCTGGACGAGATCGGTCGCGAACTGCGCGAGGCGTTCCTGCATGCGGGCGGCGAGCAGTTCGCCACGATCCCGTGCCTCAACGACAGCGACCTGGCAGTCACGCTGCTCGAGACGCTGGTACGACGGGAATTATCGGGCTGGGTCTGA
- a CDS encoding isopenicillin N synthase family dioxygenase, which produces MDRIPTLDLRRLDSDRDAFVAELGASYRHFGFCCFSHHGIDDTLIADAYGEFARFFALPTEAKSRYTVTAPGGGGRGYIGFRVETARTSDIADLKEFYHIGRNDGPPDDPVLRPNVWPEQVEGFRAHGLALFGAMEAAGQRVLTAIALDLGLEPGFFAQLTNRGDSILRALHYPPIAPEHLPAVRAEAHEDISLITLLVGATASGLEVLTREGAWLPIDAEPGTLVVNVGDMMQRLTNQAYPSTTHRVVNPTGDAARRSRYSMPFFLAPNMDYLIETLPGCIGRDGNHYPEPITAHDYLLQRLREIRLQTG; this is translated from the coding sequence ATGGACCGTATTCCGACCCTCGACCTGCGCCGGCTCGACAGCGACCGCGACGCCTTCGTAGCCGAGCTGGGCGCGTCGTACCGGCATTTCGGCTTCTGCTGCTTCAGCCACCACGGCATCGACGACACACTGATCGCCGATGCCTATGGCGAGTTCGCCCGTTTTTTCGCGCTGCCGACCGAAGCCAAATCCCGCTACACGGTCACTGCCCCAGGCGGCGGCGGGCGCGGCTATATCGGTTTTCGGGTGGAGACCGCGCGCACCAGCGACATCGCCGATCTCAAGGAATTCTACCACATCGGCCGCAATGACGGACCGCCCGACGATCCGGTGCTCCGCCCGAACGTGTGGCCGGAGCAGGTCGAAGGATTCCGGGCGCATGGCCTCGCCCTGTTCGGCGCGATGGAAGCGGCCGGCCAGCGTGTGCTCACCGCGATCGCGCTGGATCTCGGGCTCGAACCCGGCTTCTTCGCGCAATTGACCAATCGCGGGGATTCGATCCTGCGCGCCCTGCACTATCCGCCGATCGCCCCGGAGCATCTGCCGGCGGTGCGTGCCGAGGCACATGAGGATATCAGCCTCATCACCCTACTGGTCGGCGCGACCGCCTCCGGCCTCGAAGTGCTGACCCGCGAAGGAGCCTGGCTGCCAATCGACGCCGAACCGGGCACGCTGGTGGTCAATGTCGGGGACATGATGCAACGGCTGACCAATCAGGCCTACCCATCCACGACGCACCGCGTGGTCAACCCGACGGGCGATGCCGCACGCCGGAGCCGCTACTCGATGCCGTTCTTCCTGGCACCGAACATGGACTACCTGATCGAGACCCTGCCGGGCTGCATCGGGAGGGATGGAAACCATTACCCGGAACCGATCACCGCGCATGACTACCTGCTGCAGCGGCTCCGGGAAATCCGTCTCCAGACAGGCTGA
- a CDS encoding 2OG-Fe(II) oxygenase, whose translation MQFKTKTRDNEIWPDFDCISAPLLDETRRFYEGAQPFPHLVFDDVFSPEPLLNIDAAYESVEPGSWHTHSGPLQSKRRTRHDSPLPPIAQSYFNMLSSGPFIRFLAAVTGIAHLVPDPALHGGGMHEVREGGHFQVHVDFKNSPVTGLQNRLVVITYLNEGWTEADGGSLELWDPASNTCTKSIVPTFGRMVIMKQFEGALHGHPMPVQAGKCRRALIAYFYTNGEGARAADTTLATQYLIRSEMRMSQKAEILLRPLLPPVVIKSIKSLVRSGR comes from the coding sequence ATGCAATTTAAGACAAAAACTCGAGATAATGAGATTTGGCCGGATTTTGACTGCATTTCGGCGCCGTTACTCGATGAAACCCGGAGATTTTACGAAGGGGCGCAGCCGTTTCCGCATTTGGTCTTCGATGATGTCTTTTCGCCTGAGCCACTTCTCAATATAGATGCTGCCTATGAGAGCGTCGAACCGGGCAGCTGGCATACCCATAGCGGGCCGTTGCAGTCGAAGCGGCGTACCCGCCACGACTCCCCGCTTCCGCCCATAGCCCAGTCTTACTTCAACATGCTTTCGTCGGGACCGTTCATCCGCTTCCTCGCGGCGGTGACCGGTATCGCTCATCTGGTTCCGGACCCGGCGTTGCATGGTGGTGGCATGCATGAGGTTCGCGAGGGTGGGCATTTCCAGGTTCACGTCGATTTCAAGAATTCTCCGGTCACCGGGCTCCAGAACCGGCTCGTGGTCATTACCTACCTGAATGAAGGATGGACCGAGGCCGATGGCGGATCCCTGGAGTTGTGGGATCCGGCGAGCAACACTTGTACCAAAAGCATCGTACCGACGTTCGGCCGCATGGTGATCATGAAGCAGTTCGAGGGTGCCCTGCACGGGCATCCCATGCCCGTACAGGCCGGAAAATGCCGGCGTGCGCTGATTGCCTACTTCTACACGAACGGTGAGGGCGCGCGGGCGGCCGATACGACCCTTGCGACGCAGTATCTCATCCGTTCGGAGATGCGCATGTCCCAGAAGGCCGAGATCCTGCTGCGGCCACTTCTGCCGCCCGTGGTGATCAAGAGTATCAAGAGCCTGGTTCGCTCAGGGCGCTGA